One segment of Carya illinoinensis cultivar Pawnee chromosome 1, C.illinoinensisPawnee_v1, whole genome shotgun sequence DNA contains the following:
- the LOC122312238 gene encoding NDR1/HIN1-like protein 12 has protein sequence MAKEQGPEESPSNMTQEKKRGKGMASGSIPKLVPGQALCTFITILLLLLGVTALTLWLVYRPHKPQFKVVGASIYDFNTTTPQVISTTMQFTVVTRNPNKRLSIYYDRLSVFVSYKDQAITPQVMLPPLFHEKHSTVVVSPVVGGGTVPVSVEVANGLMMDEAYGVVGLRLVLMGRLRWKAGPIRTGHYGVYVKCDILMGLKRGYVGQVPLLGSPECKVDI, from the coding sequence ATGGCGAAAGAGCAGGGTCCAGAAGAAAGCCCTTCAAATATGacccaagaaaagaaaagaggaaaaggcATGGCTTCAGGCTCTATACCCAAATTAGTACCAGGACAAGCTCTCTGCACATTCATTACTATCCTTCTCCTCTTGCTTGGTGTAACTGCACTCACACTTTGGCTCGTCTACCGCCCCCACAAACCGCAGTTCAAGGTCGTCGGCGCATCCATCTACGACTTCAACACAACCACACCGCAGGTCATTTCCACCACCATGCAATTCACCGTCGTCACAAGAAACCCCAACAAGCGCTTGTCCATTTACTACGACAGGCTCTCAGTTTTTGTGTCGTATAAAGACCAAGCCATCACGCCCCAGGTGATGCTGCCTCCGCTGTTCCATGAAAAGCACAGCACAGTGGTGGTGTCTCCAGTGGTGGGCGGCGGGACAGTTCCGGTGTCTGTAGAGGTGGCAAATGGGTTAATGATGGATGAAGCATATGGGGTGGTGGGATTAAGGTTGGTGCTGATGGGGAGACTGAGATGGAAGGCTGGGCCTATCAGGACTGGCCATTATGGGGTTTATGTGAAATGCGACATCTTAATGGGATTG